In the Flagellimonas sp. MMG031 genome, one interval contains:
- a CDS encoding M1 family metallopeptidase has translation MKRLRVFLFLALLGSSLFLSAQNTGYWQQHVDYTMDVNMDVETYQYKGTQKLVYTNNSPDQLDRVFYHLYYNAFQPGSEMDIRLQNIKDPDKRMMEDGKSRIASLSESEMGYLHATSLTQDGQPVTFTEEGTILVVNLAQPIPPGGKTTFDMTFEGQVPLQIRRSGRNSRENVALSMSQWYPKLSEYDFEGWHPNPYIAREFHGVWGDFDVKITLDKDYTVGGSGYLQNPQEIGHGYEAPGTKVKTKGKTLTWHFKAPNVHDFMWAADPEYIHDTYEMEDGPTLHFFYKDNPEFNENWKKLQPKTAAAMKFFSDNVGKYPYEQYSVVQGGDGGMEYAMSTLITGEREFGSLVGVMVHEMAHSWFQHVLATNESEHEWMDEGFTSFISSLCMNQIMEQNKENPFEGSYRGYYALVNSGLEMPQATHADRYTTNFAYGVSAYSKGSIFLSQLGYVIGQDKLMETIQKYFEDFKFKHPVPNDIKRTAEKVSGMELNWYLKDWTQTTNTIDYGIKSVEADGENTKVTMERIGEMPMPLDILIVGKDGTQQTYYVPLRMMFGEKDNPYPNLKRTVLEDWPWAYPTYVFTLDMPMENVQAIMIDPSQLMADVNGENNVYQAEE, from the coding sequence ATGAAACGTTTACGAGTATTTCTTTTTTTAGCCCTTTTAGGGAGCAGTCTTTTTTTGAGTGCCCAAAATACGGGCTACTGGCAACAACATGTAGATTACACCATGGATGTGAACATGGATGTGGAAACCTACCAGTACAAAGGGACCCAAAAATTGGTCTACACCAATAACTCTCCTGATCAATTGGACCGCGTTTTCTATCATTTGTACTACAATGCCTTTCAGCCTGGTAGTGAAATGGACATTAGGCTGCAAAACATCAAAGATCCCGATAAAAGAATGATGGAAGATGGCAAAAGTAGAATTGCTTCGCTTTCCGAAAGTGAAATGGGCTACTTGCACGCTACATCCCTTACCCAAGATGGCCAGCCTGTTACTTTTACGGAAGAAGGGACGATTTTGGTAGTGAATTTGGCACAACCCATTCCTCCTGGAGGAAAAACTACTTTTGATATGACTTTTGAAGGTCAGGTTCCGTTGCAGATCAGACGTTCTGGAAGAAACAGCAGGGAAAACGTAGCGCTATCCATGAGCCAATGGTATCCCAAACTTTCCGAATATGATTTTGAGGGGTGGCATCCCAACCCGTACATAGCCCGCGAGTTCCATGGGGTTTGGGGTGATTTTGATGTCAAAATTACTTTGGACAAGGACTACACGGTTGGAGGTTCTGGATATCTTCAGAATCCACAAGAAATCGGTCACGGGTATGAAGCCCCCGGCACTAAGGTAAAAACGAAGGGAAAAACATTGACCTGGCACTTTAAAGCGCCCAACGTCCATGATTTTATGTGGGCGGCCGACCCAGAGTACATTCACGATACGTACGAAATGGAAGATGGGCCAACTCTACATTTCTTTTACAAGGACAATCCAGAATTCAACGAAAACTGGAAAAAACTTCAGCCCAAAACAGCTGCGGCCATGAAATTTTTTAGCGACAACGTCGGGAAGTACCCCTACGAACAATATTCTGTGGTTCAAGGAGGCGATGGCGGTATGGAATATGCCATGAGCACCTTGATCACCGGTGAACGCGAATTTGGCAGCTTGGTTGGGGTAATGGTGCACGAAATGGCGCACTCTTGGTTCCAGCACGTACTGGCTACCAATGAATCCGAGCACGAATGGATGGATGAGGGTTTCACCTCTTTTATCAGTAGTTTGTGTATGAACCAGATTATGGAGCAGAACAAGGAGAACCCTTTTGAAGGCTCCTACAGAGGGTACTACGCTTTGGTAAACTCTGGCCTGGAAATGCCACAAGCGACGCATGCGGACAGGTATACCACCAACTTCGCCTACGGTGTTTCGGCCTACAGCAAAGGATCCATTTTCCTTTCGCAATTGGGCTATGTTATTGGGCAAGACAAGCTTATGGAAACCATTCAAAAATACTTTGAGGATTTCAAGTTCAAGCACCCTGTGCCCAATGACATCAAAAGGACCGCAGAAAAAGTGTCCGGAATGGAGCTTAACTGGTACCTTAAAGATTGGACCCAGACCACCAATACCATCGATTACGGAATCAAAAGTGTGGAGGCTGATGGAGAAAATACTAAAGTGACCATGGAGCGCATTGGCGAAATGCCCATGCCTTTGGATATTTTGATAGTGGGCAAGGACGGCACCCAACAAACCTATTACGTTCCCTTGCGCATGATGTTCGGGGAAAAAGACAACCCATATCCTAATTTAAAGCGCACTGTTTTGGAGGATTGGCCTTGGGCATATCCTACCTATGTGTTTACCTTGGATATGCCGATGGAGAACGTGCAGGCCATTATGATCGACCCATCCCAGTTGATGGCCGATGTTAATGGAGAAAACAACGTTTACCAAGCTGAGGAGTAG
- a CDS encoding sodium:proton antiporter has product MLELAGIIILGIIAQWVAWRFKLPAILPLILIGLLVGPIATLYTEDGSKLIEPIWNGEKGLFPGEGLYSFVSLAISVILFEGGLTLKRAEISNVGPVITKLITVGTIVTFFGAGVAAHYIFGLSWQISFLFSGLIIVTGPTVITPILRNIPLKKDVSAVLKWEGILIDPIGALVAVLVFEFISVGEGQAFTQTALVEFGKIILFGTTFGFTFAHALAFAIKRDFIPHYLLNVVSLSTVLLVYVESDLFAHESGLLAVVVMGMVMGNMNLPNLKELLYFKESLSVLLISILFILLAANINISDMELIYNWNTVILFAVIVFLIRPIGVFLSSQGSNLKFNEKLFIGWVGPRGIVAAGIASLFGSKLMQRGEPGAEYITPLVFMIVLGTVLLNATTARVFAKLVGVFLKKSEGILIIGASRLSRLIGNYLRKNNRHVVLIDNNQNNVDKAKKLGLEAITANIFSDTLTDNIELNDMGYLMALTGNSDINKFAIKKFQRQFGENGAFRLVNTEEVNDPDNNPKEGLFSHTDDFIQLMDTVRKHPTIHEIELEDKEHYDKLIDITYEDRDIVPLFTKSPDGSIEIIPANSKDFTPKGEGYKLVYLGKILENDETQEDENDENEE; this is encoded by the coding sequence ATGCTCGAACTTGCAGGAATCATAATTCTTGGAATTATTGCACAATGGGTGGCCTGGCGATTTAAATTGCCCGCAATTTTGCCCTTGATATTGATTGGTTTGTTGGTAGGGCCTATTGCCACCCTATATACGGAAGACGGATCAAAATTGATAGAACCTATCTGGAACGGCGAAAAGGGCCTGTTCCCCGGGGAAGGGCTCTATTCCTTTGTTTCGCTGGCCATTAGCGTCATCCTTTTTGAAGGTGGCCTAACGCTCAAGAGAGCTGAAATATCCAATGTGGGGCCCGTGATTACCAAGCTGATCACCGTTGGTACCATCGTTACCTTTTTTGGCGCCGGTGTTGCGGCCCATTATATTTTTGGCCTCTCATGGCAGATTTCCTTTTTGTTCTCCGGTCTGATCATTGTAACCGGCCCGACGGTAATTACCCCGATTTTAAGGAACATTCCCTTAAAAAAGGATGTCTCTGCCGTTTTAAAGTGGGAAGGTATCCTAATCGACCCTATCGGAGCGTTGGTTGCGGTATTGGTTTTTGAGTTTATCAGTGTGGGAGAGGGGCAGGCCTTTACCCAGACCGCTTTGGTGGAGTTTGGAAAGATTATCCTTTTTGGGACCACCTTCGGATTCACCTTTGCGCATGCGTTGGCCTTTGCCATCAAAAGGGATTTTATTCCGCATTATTTGCTGAACGTGGTTTCCCTGTCAACAGTACTATTGGTGTATGTGGAATCGGACCTGTTTGCGCACGAATCGGGACTATTGGCCGTTGTGGTCATGGGTATGGTGATGGGCAATATGAACTTGCCGAACCTAAAAGAATTGCTCTATTTTAAGGAATCATTGAGCGTACTTTTGATTTCCATTCTCTTTATCCTGCTGGCGGCCAATATCAATATCAGTGATATGGAGTTGATTTACAATTGGAACACAGTCATCCTTTTTGCGGTCATTGTTTTTCTCATAAGGCCCATAGGGGTGTTCTTGAGTTCGCAAGGGTCCAATTTAAAGTTCAACGAAAAACTCTTTATCGGTTGGGTAGGGCCTCGAGGAATCGTTGCGGCCGGTATTGCTTCCCTTTTTGGTTCAAAACTGATGCAACGGGGCGAACCCGGAGCCGAATATATTACCCCTTTGGTATTCATGATCGTGTTGGGAACGGTACTGTTGAATGCGACCACCGCCCGTGTATTTGCAAAATTGGTGGGTGTGTTTTTGAAGAAATCGGAAGGTATATTGATTATCGGTGCTTCCAGACTCTCGAGATTGATAGGGAACTACCTTAGAAAGAACAACAGGCACGTGGTGTTGATAGACAACAACCAAAACAATGTGGACAAGGCCAAAAAATTGGGGTTGGAAGCCATAACGGCCAATATTTTTTCCGATACGCTAACGGATAACATCGAACTGAACGATATGGGTTATTTGATGGCATTGACCGGCAATTCGGACATCAACAAATTTGCCATCAAAAAATTCCAACGACAATTTGGTGAAAATGGAGCTTTCCGCTTGGTGAACACTGAGGAAGTAAATGACCCTGATAACAATCCGAAGGAAGGGCTATTTTCACACACGGACGATTTTATCCAGTTAATGGACACGGTTCGCAAGCATCCTACCATCCACGAAATCGAACTGGAGGACAAAGAACATTATGACAAGCTTATCGATATAACCTACGAAGACCGCGATATTGTTCCCTTATTTACCAAATCCCCAGATGGCAGTATCGAGATCATCCCTGCAAACAGCAAGGACTTTACACCCAAAGGGGAAGGCTACAAGCTGGTGTACCTAGGCAAAATATTGGAAAATGACGAAACCCAAGAAGATGAGAATGATGAAAATGAAGAATGA
- a CDS encoding MBL fold metallo-hydrolase, with the protein MTIYPIETGNFKLDGGAMFGVVPKSIWNRTNPADQNNMIDLAARCLLIEDGDRLILIDNGLGNKQSEKFFSYYYLWGDQTLDRSLEKVGFHRDDVTDVFLTHLHFDHCGGSIQWNKDRTGYEPAFKNAKFWTNKDHWEWATKPNAREKASFLKENLLPMQESGQLHFVDRNDGSFLEKSELGFGIHFVDGHTDKQMLPHLQYQGKTLVFVADLIPTVGHIPLPYVMGYDTRPLLTLEEKSRFLNQAVENDWLLLFEHDAHNQICSLQQTEKGARLDQVFTYQELFNTP; encoded by the coding sequence ATGACAATTTATCCCATTGAGACCGGTAATTTTAAGTTGGATGGCGGAGCCATGTTCGGTGTGGTGCCCAAATCCATTTGGAACAGGACCAATCCTGCCGACCAAAACAATATGATCGATTTGGCCGCCCGCTGCCTATTGATTGAGGATGGCGATCGACTTATTTTGATCGACAACGGTCTTGGGAACAAACAATCGGAGAAGTTTTTTAGCTATTACTATCTCTGGGGAGATCAAACATTGGACAGATCATTGGAAAAAGTGGGCTTCCACCGTGATGATGTCACCGATGTTTTTTTGACCCACCTTCACTTTGATCACTGTGGGGGCAGTATCCAATGGAACAAAGACCGAACAGGCTATGAACCTGCTTTTAAAAATGCCAAATTTTGGACCAACAAGGACCACTGGGAATGGGCCACCAAACCCAACGCCCGTGAAAAAGCTTCTTTTTTAAAGGAAAACCTTTTGCCCATGCAAGAGAGCGGCCAGCTCCATTTTGTGGACCGAAATGATGGTTCATTCCTAGAAAAATCCGAACTCGGTTTTGGCATCCACTTTGTGGATGGGCATACCGATAAGCAAATGTTGCCCCACCTCCAATACCAAGGTAAAACCCTTGTGTTTGTTGCCGATTTGATTCCAACCGTCGGTCACATTCCCCTACCCTACGTCATGGGCTACGATACCCGGCCATTATTGACACTGGAGGAAAAAAGCCGCTTTTTGAATCAAGCTGTTGAAAATGATTGGTTGTTGCTTTTTGAGCACGATGCCCACAATCAAATCTGCTCCTTGCAGCAAACGGAAAAGGGGGCGCGCCTCGATCAAGTCTTTACGTATCAAGAATTATTCAATACACCGTAA
- a CDS encoding S8 family peptidase produces the protein MNCTYNKLSFLSLSAALILMGCGSTTLVSTPVENIDAVPLKVSELTEAEKKHWGHLDLIQDTIPGMSVDRAYNEIIKNKKGKTVVVAVLDSGMDLDHEDLKGVLWTNSDETPNNGKDDDGNGYVDDIHGYNFLGDSYNEQLEYVRMLRLNIGDASQRAEARLLLDKKYPEALQNKQQYEQIFQVVKGADQLVQDELGKETYTKEDLLSIEPKTAQMEQSVAVLTQMFTYGDSISEVLEELEEGITYFTEQVNYNLNKDFNGRAPVGDDPYDITDVPYGNGNPDNQVESESHGTHVAGIIAAQRNNGIGVNGVAKNVELMSIRAVPNGDEYDKDIALGIRYAVDNGASIINCSFGKSFSPKAEWVYEAIKYAASKDVLIVHAAGNDGENLELPENRNYPNDDMDTETEFVDNLITVGALSSNYGSEMVASFSNYGSQRVDVFAPGAEIYSTMPNSAYEFQGGTSMAAPAVAGVAALIRSYYPDLSASQVKNIIMESGLRTKTSVIVAGDETKATTFDKISKSGKMVNAYNALILANNVSNGKMTLDSNSK, from the coding sequence ATGAATTGCACATATAACAAACTATCGTTCCTTTCGCTTTCTGCGGCCCTTATTTTGATGGGTTGTGGATCAACCACATTGGTTTCCACCCCTGTGGAGAACATCGATGCCGTTCCTTTAAAGGTTTCAGAGCTTACCGAAGCAGAAAAAAAGCATTGGGGACACCTAGACCTAATCCAAGACACCATTCCCGGAATGAGTGTGGACAGGGCCTACAATGAAATTATCAAAAACAAAAAAGGAAAAACCGTAGTGGTCGCCGTTCTGGATTCAGGGATGGATTTGGACCACGAAGATCTAAAGGGTGTGCTTTGGACCAATTCCGATGAAACTCCCAACAACGGGAAGGACGACGACGGCAATGGTTATGTGGACGATATTCACGGCTATAATTTTCTTGGGGATTCCTATAATGAGCAATTGGAATATGTGCGTATGCTCCGCCTGAACATTGGTGATGCCTCACAAAGAGCAGAAGCGAGGCTTCTTTTGGATAAGAAATACCCTGAAGCCCTTCAAAACAAGCAGCAATACGAACAAATTTTTCAAGTGGTCAAAGGAGCCGACCAACTTGTCCAAGACGAACTTGGTAAAGAAACCTATACCAAGGAAGATTTACTTTCCATTGAACCCAAGACCGCCCAAATGGAGCAAAGTGTTGCCGTGTTGACACAGATGTTCACCTATGGGGATAGTATTTCCGAAGTGTTGGAAGAACTTGAAGAAGGAATTACCTATTTTACCGAGCAAGTCAACTATAATCTGAACAAGGACTTTAACGGTAGGGCTCCCGTGGGCGATGACCCTTACGACATTACCGATGTGCCCTATGGCAACGGAAACCCGGACAACCAAGTAGAGAGCGAAAGCCATGGTACGCACGTAGCGGGTATTATTGCCGCACAGCGAAACAACGGAATCGGTGTAAACGGCGTCGCCAAAAATGTGGAACTCATGAGTATTCGTGCGGTGCCAAACGGGGACGAATACGATAAGGATATCGCTTTAGGTATCCGATACGCAGTAGACAATGGTGCTTCCATCATCAATTGTAGTTTTGGAAAATCCTTCTCCCCAAAAGCAGAATGGGTCTATGAGGCCATCAAATATGCCGCCTCCAAGGACGTATTGATTGTTCATGCAGCTGGTAACGATGGAGAGAACCTAGAACTTCCGGAAAACAGAAATTATCCCAATGATGACATGGACACCGAAACGGAGTTTGTGGATAACTTGATTACCGTTGGGGCCCTTTCCAGTAACTATGGCTCCGAAATGGTTGCCTCTTTTTCCAATTATGGCAGTCAACGGGTGGACGTTTTTGCCCCGGGTGCAGAGATTTACTCTACCATGCCCAACAGTGCATACGAATTTCAAGGAGGGACTTCCATGGCAGCACCTGCCGTGGCCGGTGTAGCGGCCTTGATTCGCTCGTACTATCCCGACCTGTCGGCATCACAAGTAAAAAACATTATCATGGAATCCGGTCTAAGGACCAAAACCTCCGTAATTGTGGCCGGTGACGAAACCAAAGCCACCACTTTTGATAAAATTTCCAAATCGGGCAAAATGGTGAATGCCTACAATGCCTTAATTTTAGCAAACAACGTCTCAAACGGCAAAATGACCTTGGACAGTAATTCAAAATAA
- the rnpA gene encoding ribonuclease P protein component: MKNKIIPYNPKLKEFARQLRKNSTLSEVLLWEKLKQRSMGVQFHRQVPLLEYIVDFYCHELQLAIEIDGVSHDFKYDKDQQREHQLEKVGVHLLRLQDQEVKSNMFSVLMSIKETIAQMQHKDPNLNAEKTPLKSPQGDNSFPKKEKLTHKTIFEKLFSEGKTLKEFPVKLIYLNTSFPDAVPVKVAVVAPKKKFKKAVERNRIKRLLREAYRLNKPLIFNNIEGNYAFIFLYLGKKDPDFRQVEIAMKTLLKAFVNKEFHEKID; the protein is encoded by the coding sequence ATGAAAAACAAGATTATTCCATATAATCCCAAGTTAAAAGAATTTGCAAGGCAACTGCGTAAAAACAGTACGCTCTCCGAGGTCCTTCTTTGGGAAAAACTAAAGCAACGTTCAATGGGGGTTCAATTTCATCGACAGGTTCCTTTACTTGAATATATTGTTGATTTTTATTGCCACGAATTACAGCTTGCCATAGAAATTGACGGGGTTTCGCATGATTTCAAATATGACAAGGATCAACAAAGAGAACATCAACTAGAAAAAGTCGGCGTACATTTGCTCAGGTTGCAGGATCAGGAAGTTAAAAGCAATATGTTCAGTGTTTTGATGAGCATAAAAGAAACGATAGCTCAAATGCAACACAAAGACCCTAATTTGAATGCAGAAAAAACACCCCTAAAGTCCCCTCAAGGGGACAATTCCTTTCCCAAAAAGGAGAAGCTCACCCATAAAACCATTTTTGAAAAGCTTTTTTCCGAAGGAAAAACACTGAAGGAGTTTCCCGTCAAACTGATATACCTCAACACCTCTTTTCCTGATGCTGTCCCGGTGAAGGTGGCCGTGGTGGCACCAAAGAAAAAATTCAAAAAAGCCGTGGAACGCAACCGTATCAAACGCCTGTTACGTGAGGCGTACAGGCTCAACAAGCCCCTCATTTTTAACAACATTGAGGGAAATTATGCGTTCATATTTTTATACCTTGGCAAGAAAGACCCCGATTTTAGGCAGGTCGAAATTGCTATGAAAACGCTGTTAAAGGCATTTGTAAACAAAGAATTCCATGAAAAGATTGATTAA